ACAATAGAAAGAGATAAAATTGAGAATATAGAATATGTACAAATAGGCAAAAAAATAGTTAATTTAGCTTTACCCATAACTTTAGGAGCACTTGTTTTACCGGTAATGAAATTGGTTGATGCTCTGATTGTACCTAATAGACTACAAGTTGCAGGTTTTAGCGAAAGTGTTTCTACAGAATTATTTGGACATCTTTCAGGGATGGCAATTGTTTTAGTGAACTTTCCAACTATAATTACTATTTCTCTTGCTGCAAGTCTGGTTCCGGCTATCTCAGATGCTTATGCCAGAAAAAGAGATGACCTCATAAGCAGGAAAACACAGACTGCTCTGAGATTAACAATTCTTGTAGGTTTGCCTTCTGCAGTAGGATTGTTTTTGTTAGCTACTCCTTTAACTGATGTTTTTTTTGATGCACCTGCTGCTGCAGTTCCTTTGAGAATAGTAGCCTGGAGTGTTATTTTTATAACTTTGCAACAGACTTTATCGGCTATTTTACAGGGAATAGGAAAAACTGGGATTCCTGCTCGTAATCTTTTTATAGGTGGAATTGTAAATGCTATCTTAAACTATACTTTAACAGCTAATTCGGCTTTAGGAATTAGAGGAGCAGCTTTTGGTACAGCAGCTGGATTTGTAGTTGCAGCAATTTTAAATTTATTTTCGGTAAAAAAATATACAGATTTCAATTTTAAATTTAAGACTCTAATTTATAAACCTTTTTTAGCAGTATTAGGAATGGCTCTTTTTGTTAAATTTGGATTTTCAAGAGTTTTAAGATTCATTTCTTTTGTACCCCAAAGTTTTGAATATGCAGTAGGTACATTTTC
The sequence above is drawn from the Halanaerobiales bacterium genome and encodes:
- a CDS encoding polysaccharide biosynthesis protein; translation: MEVQQEGSNFIKGAAILSAAGLASKFIGLGYRIILPRLIGAEGIGLYEMAYPIYTTLLVVSRSGIPVSLAKLISDRLARGMRKSAFKIFRVGRSMSIVVGLFFSILMVILAHPISRMLNEKAYYPIVAIAPAIFFVSIMANYRGFFQGFQTMVPTAVSQVIEQLTRMLTMIFLVLFLVRNGYSIGVTAAGATFGAVTGSIIGLIVLLYIYHKKEQKLWNTIERDKIENIEYVQIGKKIVNLALPITLGALVLPVMKLVDALIVPNRLQVAGFSESVSTELFGHLSGMAIVLVNFPTIITISLAASLVPAISDAYARKRDDLISRKTQTALRLTILVGLPSAVGLFLLATPLTDVFFDAPAAAVPLRIVAWSVIFITLQQTLSAILQGIGKTGIPARNLFIGGIVNAILNYTLTANSALGIRGAAFGTAAGFVVAAILNLFSVKKYTDFNFKFKTLIYKPFLAVLGMALFVKFGFSRVLRFISFVPQSFEYAVGTFSTVFLAAIIYFFLLLLLKEISYNDIILVPFIGKKIGDFLLKLGLVGDK